In the genome of Ignavibacteriales bacterium, one region contains:
- the recJ gene encoding single-stranded-DNA-specific exonuclease RecJ codes for MLKKRWKIQEVNDEYAVKSLADSLNISEVLSKLLVQRDIKNFSQAKYFFRPTLDSLHDPFLMDGMEAATYRVIKALTENQLIYIYGDYDVDGTCSTALLYMFLKELGANVKFYIPKRLTEGYGISTSGIDHIKNEGASLLISVDCGITAVEETDYANRIGLDIIICDHHQPKDQLPNAYAVLDPLKPNCNYPFSYLSGAGVAFKLAQGVSERIGKRDLPLKYLDLVALAGAADIVPLIDENRILVKEGLNQVNTNPRPGIEALIESSNMEPGNLTSGQIVFTIAPRINAVGRLGDAERAVELLVTENKNEALELAKVLESENYHRRKIDVDTFDNALDIVENSLDLNTDLAIILHQEKWHPGVIGIVASRLVEKYYRPTIMLTTVDGIAKGSARSISNFNIYEALKKCEDLLIHFGGHQAAAGLAVEVEKIEEFKNKFNKVVKESITEEDLLPEINIDTKLKFSEITPKFLKIIDQFSPFGPGNMRPVFLAENAEVVNTPRKVGTNHLILNLKQNGSDKIFDCIGFNMAEHFESVTKSGKYLDVVFTIDKTFRDGRTFPQFRLKDLIVKEKFQE; via the coding sequence ATGTTGAAAAAGCGTTGGAAAATTCAAGAAGTAAATGACGAATACGCAGTAAAATCACTCGCAGATTCCCTGAACATTTCTGAAGTCCTATCCAAACTTCTGGTTCAGCGTGATATCAAAAATTTCTCCCAGGCAAAATATTTTTTCAGACCAACACTCGATTCACTACACGATCCGTTCCTGATGGATGGAATGGAAGCCGCAACATACCGTGTTATAAAAGCACTTACAGAAAATCAGCTCATATATATTTATGGCGACTATGATGTAGACGGCACATGCTCAACTGCTCTTCTTTATATGTTTCTTAAAGAACTCGGGGCGAATGTTAAATTCTATATCCCCAAAAGATTAACTGAAGGTTATGGTATTTCAACTTCAGGAATTGATCATATAAAAAATGAAGGTGCCTCATTATTAATTTCTGTAGACTGCGGAATAACAGCCGTTGAAGAAACCGATTACGCAAATCGTATAGGTCTTGATATAATAATCTGTGATCATCATCAGCCTAAAGATCAACTGCCTAATGCTTATGCAGTGCTCGATCCGCTTAAACCGAATTGCAACTACCCGTTCAGTTATTTAAGCGGAGCCGGTGTAGCATTTAAACTTGCACAGGGAGTTTCTGAACGAATCGGTAAACGTGACCTGCCTTTAAAGTATCTTGACCTTGTTGCCTTAGCAGGTGCCGCTGATATTGTTCCTTTGATTGATGAGAATAGAATTCTTGTGAAAGAAGGATTGAACCAGGTCAACACTAATCCACGTCCGGGTATTGAAGCCTTGATTGAAAGCAGTAATATGGAGCCCGGTAATCTTACATCAGGACAAATTGTATTTACAATTGCACCGAGGATAAATGCTGTGGGCAGATTAGGCGATGCTGAACGCGCCGTTGAACTTCTTGTAACAGAAAATAAAAATGAAGCACTCGAACTTGCAAAAGTTCTTGAAAGTGAAAACTACCATAGAAGAAAAATTGATGTTGATACTTTTGATAATGCGCTCGACATAGTCGAAAACTCACTCGATCTTAACACCGACCTTGCCATAATTCTTCACCAGGAAAAATGGCATCCGGGTGTTATTGGTATTGTTGCGTCAAGGTTAGTTGAAAAATATTACCGCCCCACCATTATGCTAACAACAGTCGATGGAATTGCGAAAGGTTCTGCAAGAAGCATTTCAAACTTCAACATTTATGAAGCGCTGAAAAAATGTGAGGATCTTTTAATTCACTTTGGAGGACATCAGGCTGCTGCGGGACTTGCTGTTGAAGTTGAAAAAATCGAAGAGTTCAAAAATAAATTCAACAAAGTTGTTAAGGAGTCAATTACAGAGGAAGATCTTCTTCCGGAAATTAACATTGATACAAAACTAAAGTTCAGTGAAATCACTCCAAAATTCTTAAAGATAATTGATCAGTTCTCCCCGTTCGGTCCCGGCAATATGCGTCCGGTTTTTCTTGCAGAAAATGCTGAAGTAGTTAACACTCCAAGGAAAGTAGGAACCAATCATCTTATTTTGAATTTAAAACAAAACGGGTCCGATAAAATATTTGATTGTATCGGTTTCAATATGGCAGAACATTTTGAATCAGTAACTAAAAGCGGAAAATACCTGGACGTTGTTTTCACCATCGACAAAACTTTCCGTGATGGAAGAACATTTCCACAGTTCAGGTTAAAGGATTTAATAGTAAAAGAAAAATTTCAGGAGTAA
- a CDS encoding Nif3-like dinuclear metal center hexameric protein, producing MKSKDVIEDIEEWTPKEIAWQKDNVGLQVGSLEQEIKNIMLCLDVDENVIAEAGKKNCNLIISHHPFLFYPIKKINTASDQKSKLVSTLLKKDISVYSMHTNFDYTKDGVSFKLAEALKLQNIRFLKNFDNNQLKLVTFVPKDSLNKVANAMFNAGAGIIGEYSSCSFLSSGTGTFKGSIKSNPAIGKKNFLEQVDEQRLEVVLDSWKLTGVIKALKSSHPYEEPAYDVYPILNGNVNYGAGAVGELSSPMNQKAFLDHVSKSLRIKNFRYSGKVTGYINKIGVCGGSGTEYISDAVSAGCDAFVTADIKYHTFQEMEKKILLIDAGHYETEIPSLKEIEKRLNRKLTGKQIKVYKYSGSTNPVIFYNKKGA from the coding sequence ATGAAAAGTAAAGATGTGATAGAAGACATAGAAGAATGGACGCCAAAAGAAATCGCATGGCAAAAAGACAATGTCGGTTTACAGGTTGGCAGCTTAGAGCAAGAGATTAAAAATATTATGTTATGTCTTGATGTTGATGAAAACGTTATAGCAGAAGCCGGAAAGAAAAACTGTAACCTTATCATTTCCCACCATCCGTTCCTGTTTTATCCTATTAAGAAAATCAATACTGCTTCCGATCAAAAATCAAAATTAGTTTCCACCCTGTTAAAGAAAGATATTTCTGTTTACTCAATGCACACCAATTTTGATTATACAAAAGATGGTGTCAGCTTTAAACTTGCCGAAGCACTTAAACTTCAAAACATAAGATTCCTGAAAAACTTTGATAATAATCAGCTTAAGCTGGTCACGTTTGTGCCAAAAGACTCATTGAACAAAGTTGCAAATGCAATGTTTAATGCCGGTGCCGGAATAATTGGTGAATATAGTTCATGTAGTTTTTTATCTTCCGGAACAGGTACATTCAAAGGCTCTATAAAATCAAATCCGGCAATAGGGAAAAAGAATTTTCTCGAGCAAGTCGATGAACAGAGGCTGGAAGTGGTGTTAGATTCCTGGAAGTTAACCGGTGTAATAAAAGCCTTAAAATCATCTCATCCGTATGAAGAACCCGCATATGATGTTTATCCAATTTTAAATGGCAACGTAAATTACGGCGCGGGTGCAGTTGGGGAGTTATCCAGCCCGATGAATCAAAAAGCTTTTCTTGATCATGTTTCAAAATCATTGAGAATAAAAAATTTTCGTTACAGCGGAAAAGTAACAGGATATATAAACAAGATAGGCGTATGCGGAGGTTCCGGCACTGAATATATTAGCGATGCTGTGAGTGCTGGGTGTGATGCTTTTGTCACGGCAGATATAAAATATCATACTTTTCAGGAAATGGAGAAAAAAATTCTGTTGATTGATGCCGGACATTACGAGACCGAAATTCCTTCATTAAAAGAAATTGAAAAACGGTTGAACAGGAAATTAACCGGAAAACAAATAAAAGTTTATAAGTATAGCGGTTCAACGAACCCGGTAATTTTTTATAATAAAAAAGGAGCATAA